A genome region from Methanobacterium bryantii includes the following:
- a CDS encoding chitobiase/beta-hexosaminidase C-terminal domain-containing protein, translated as MFILAFFITVSTVSAASVTPNQVANSSTAVKNYVDTNHKLPGSVNISGNNVNMSNYLGVSTSAVLNINKGSNTAIAIKSFGKAVSPSETIKTQTISKAEYLDMANRVRSYMDKNGRAPNYVTQTSTGKTIRYESMIYMFSQVLNYYNTNKVLPNSVTVKSWATVTSNPNIIGKTSYGYVEKKIYGNKSSNQTIVVIIGMHPQENGIHTAIYNAITSKSSQLTKRYVLYYIHVTKDANDYSKGRMNGQLLGQKFIVPDVSKEHPMLVVDNHENHGTQSGYKYYRFLYPISKTTTTTTYANKIISQMKLINSKASKLVIYTPPNPTSPQYVTEPIKNKGITTIIYETYLSDSAAQKAVDANALIDALDSFDKPADTKSPNVTVNPAGGLFNTHQTITLTTKDPDSSTTTTYYTTDGSDPKTSTTHTVYTAPITLSSNTTLKFAAVDPANHWSPVYTENYIINSAIPLVTADIAGGAYKTPQTVTLTTTCPDGSTTTYYTTNGSDPTTSGTVYSGPIQIDSTTGLLFAAFNNLYRNWGPVSSQIYIIDSTAPTAGVNQPGGTYNISKSVALAAYDDQDPNPTIYYTTDGSDPKTSSKRVKYTSPINISSTTTLKFYAVDKAGNEADVSTETYIIDKTAPTASANIKGGTYNTAKNITLKMNEAGNIYYTTNGTTPTASSKLYTAPIAITSTTTLKFIAIDKLGNKSPVYTEKYTIDKTAPKITSTNPKNKATRYSRTAAITIKFSENIKASTNWSKIYIKNMKTGKIAAITKKISGNTLTLKMNLKRYGYTWYQVYIPYYAVKDAAGNNLAKSYVFKFKTG; from the coding sequence TTGTTTATTTTAGCTTTTTTTATAACTGTCAGCACCGTTTCGGCAGCAAGTGTTACGCCTAATCAGGTTGCCAATTCGTCAACTGCTGTTAAAAATTATGTAGATACAAACCACAAGCTTCCAGGCAGCGTGAATATATCTGGAAATAATGTGAACATGTCTAATTATTTAGGAGTCTCAACATCAGCAGTATTAAACATCAATAAAGGTTCAAACACTGCAATTGCAATAAAAAGCTTTGGAAAAGCAGTTTCTCCTTCAGAAACCATCAAAACACAAACTATCAGCAAAGCAGAATACTTAGACATGGCAAACCGTGTAAGGTCTTACATGGACAAAAATGGGCGTGCGCCTAATTATGTTACTCAAACCAGTACTGGAAAAACCATCCGTTACGAATCAATGATTTACATGTTTTCACAGGTTTTGAACTATTACAATACCAATAAAGTTCTACCAAACAGCGTTACAGTAAAATCATGGGCAACTGTCACCTCAAATCCAAATATAATAGGCAAAACAAGTTATGGATACGTAGAAAAGAAAATTTACGGAAATAAGAGCTCTAATCAGACCATTGTCGTTATAATCGGCATGCACCCCCAAGAAAATGGAATACACACTGCCATTTATAATGCCATAACAAGTAAATCTTCCCAACTCACTAAAAGATACGTTCTTTACTATATTCACGTGACTAAAGATGCCAATGATTACAGCAAAGGAAGGATGAACGGGCAGTTATTAGGTCAAAAGTTTATAGTTCCCGATGTTTCTAAAGAACATCCCATGTTAGTGGTAGACAACCACGAAAACCACGGTACACAGAGTGGATACAAATATTACCGGTTCTTGTACCCTATTTCAAAAACAACCACAACAACAACATACGCCAATAAAATAATTAGTCAAATGAAGTTAATCAACTCAAAGGCGTCCAAATTAGTGATATATACTCCTCCAAATCCAACAAGCCCACAATATGTCACAGAACCAATTAAAAATAAAGGAATAACCACTATAATCTACGAAACTTACCTCAGCGATTCGGCAGCTCAAAAAGCAGTTGATGCAAACGCCCTTATCGATGCGTTGGACAGCTTCGATAAGCCTGCAGATACTAAAAGTCCAAATGTAACTGTTAACCCTGCAGGAGGCCTTTTTAACACCCACCAAACCATTACCTTAACCACCAAAGACCCTGACAGCAGCACAACAACAACTTACTACACCACAGATGGATCTGACCCAAAAACAAGCACCACCCACACTGTATATACTGCTCCAATAACTCTTAGCAGCAATACAACTCTTAAATTCGCCGCAGTTGACCCTGCAAATCACTGGAGCCCGGTCTACACTGAAAATTACATAATTAATTCAGCAATACCACTGGTAACTGCAGATATTGCTGGAGGCGCATATAAGACACCCCAAACTGTCACTTTAACCACCACATGCCCAGACGGGAGCACAACAACTTACTACACTACAAACGGCTCTGACCCTACAACAAGCGGCACAGTTTATTCTGGCCCGATCCAGATAGATAGTACAACAGGACTTCTATTTGCTGCATTTAATAATCTCTACAGAAATTGGGGCCCAGTTTCCAGTCAAATTTATATAATTGACAGCACTGCACCAACAGCAGGGGTAAATCAACCAGGTGGGACATACAATATTTCAAAAAGTGTGGCTTTGGCAGCTTATGACGACCAAGACCCAAATCCAACAATATATTATACCACTGATGGATCTGACCCTAAAACAAGCAGTAAGCGTGTGAAATACACTTCACCAATTAATATAAGCTCCACAACTACACTAAAATTCTATGCAGTTGATAAAGCAGGAAACGAAGCAGATGTTTCCACTGAAACATATATCATTGACAAAACAGCACCTACAGCATCGGCTAACATTAAAGGTGGGACTTATAACACTGCTAAAAACATTACCTTAAAAATGAATGAAGCTGGAAATATTTACTACACCACAAATGGAACTACACCAACTGCATCAAGTAAACTCTATACAGCACCAATTGCAATAACATCCACCACCACATTAAAATTCATTGCAATCGATAAATTAGGGAATAAATCCCCAGTTTACACAGAAAAATACACCATTGACAAAACAGCGCCAAAAATAACCTCAACCAATCCAAAAAACAAAGCTACAAGGTATTCAAGAACAGCTGCTATCACCATTAAATTCAGCGAAAACATCAAAGCAAGCACTAACTGGTCCAAAATTTACATTAAAAACATGAAAACAGGTAAAATAGCCGCAATAACTAAAAAAATAAGCGGTAACACATTGACCCTTAAAATGAACTTAAAGAGATATGGTTACACATGGTACCAGGTTTACATTCCATATTACGCTGTTAAAGATGCTGCAGGGAACAATTTAGCTAAAAGTTATGTTTTTAAGTTTAAAACAGGGTAA
- a CDS encoding DUF1786 domain-containing protein, with the protein MKILTIDVGLGTQDIMFYDSKESIENSPKLVMPSPTRIIADRIAESEGDLFIKGETMGGGFITKVVKEHLKDHRVLMTENAARTIRDNLDYVKSLGVEIVPSSEAEKYSDLTQIEFKDVDLDAIKSALAEFDVDPGFDYLGVAVQDHGYMEGVGDRDFRFMKIREKLDVPKGPEEFAYFGEAPSYFTRINAVLRSFNNYNTTVMDSKFASVCGATCDRYVKTLEKFIVMDIGNGHTLAAAFDGGKIVGVFEHHTRNMTPDKIDLFVNKLADGTITHEEVHEDHGHGAWSLKPIGDFEAIVATGPRRNVLEKTNFNVHYAAPAGDVMMTGPAGLIKAIRSKNG; encoded by the coding sequence ATGAAGATTTTAACCATTGACGTAGGTTTAGGTACTCAAGATATCATGTTTTATGACAGCAAGGAGTCCATTGAAAATTCTCCAAAACTGGTAATGCCCTCTCCAACAAGGATAATCGCAGATAGAATAGCTGAATCAGAGGGAGATTTATTTATAAAAGGCGAAACTATGGGTGGAGGATTTATAACTAAAGTTGTAAAGGAACATTTAAAAGATCACAGGGTTCTCATGACGGAAAATGCTGCAAGGACCATAAGAGACAATTTGGATTATGTAAAGTCATTAGGGGTGGAGATAGTGCCCTCCTCTGAAGCAGAAAAATATTCGGATTTAACTCAAATAGAGTTTAAAGATGTTGATCTGGATGCCATAAAAAGTGCACTGGCTGAATTCGATGTAGATCCCGGTTTTGATTATTTAGGAGTAGCTGTCCAGGATCATGGATATATGGAAGGTGTTGGAGATAGAGATTTCAGATTCATGAAAATAAGGGAAAAACTGGACGTTCCAAAAGGGCCAGAAGAGTTTGCATATTTTGGTGAAGCTCCCTCTTATTTTACAAGAATTAATGCAGTACTGCGGTCATTTAACAATTATAACACTACTGTAATGGATTCTAAATTTGCGTCTGTCTGCGGTGCAACATGTGACAGGTATGTAAAAACCCTTGAAAAGTTCATAGTTATGGATATTGGAAACGGCCATACTCTGGCGGCAGCATTTGACGGGGGAAAAATAGTGGGTGTATTTGAACACCATACTCGTAATATGACGCCTGATAAGATAGATCTATTTGTTAATAAACTTGCAGATGGAACTATAACTCATGAAGAAGTACATGAAGATCACGGGCATGGGGCATGGTCTTTAAAACCAATAGGTGATTTTGAAGCTATAGTTGCAACAGGACCCCGCAGAAATGTTTTAGAGAAAACAAATTTTAATGTGCATTACGCAGCTCCTGCAGGAGATGTGATGATGACAGGACCTGCAGGACTTATAAAAGCCATCCGATCTAAAAATGGTTAA
- a CDS encoding PHP domain-containing protein: protein MILDPHIHSTYSSDSTARPRDIVKKARSIGLDAIAIADHNSIKGSIVGIEESKDMEDFIVLPAMEVSSSKGHIVAIGINEEIKRGLSPEETVEAIREAGGIAIAPHPFVRYREGLCDRIKKLDIDAMETLNSRYIFGYSNWKAKNLAEERGIPQIGASDAHFLGAIGSCVTEFDADFSVDSIIEAILSGKTNVFGDRTPLPLIIKEVINKKIKRI, encoded by the coding sequence ATGATATTAGATCCACATATACATAGTACGTACTCTAGTGACTCAACAGCGCGTCCTAGAGATATAGTTAAGAAGGCCCGAAGTATAGGGCTGGATGCAATTGCTATAGCTGATCATAACAGCATTAAAGGCTCAATTGTTGGAATTGAAGAATCTAAAGATATGGAAGATTTTATAGTACTGCCTGCAATGGAAGTAAGCAGCAGCAAAGGCCATATAGTGGCAATAGGAATAAATGAAGAGATAAAAAGAGGATTGTCTCCTGAAGAAACAGTTGAGGCAATAAGGGAAGCTGGTGGAATTGCTATTGCTCCACACCCATTTGTGCGTTACAGGGAAGGATTATGCGATAGGATCAAAAAGTTAGATATAGATGCTATGGAAACATTAAATTCAAGGTATATCTTCGGATATTCCAACTGGAAGGCAAAGAATCTTGCTGAGGAAAGGGGAATACCTCAAATTGGTGCAAGTGATGCACATTTCCTGGGCGCAATTGGAAGCTGTGTTACAGAATTTGACGCTGATTTTTCTGTTGATAGTATAATAGAGGCAATTTTATCTGGAAAAACCAATGTATTTGGAGACAGAACTCCCCTGCCTTTGATAATAAAGGAAGTTATCAATAAGAAAATTAAGCGAATTTAA
- a CDS encoding zinc-ribbon domain-containing protein, with translation MVSNEEIKRRLELRRRGINPDEELNKTDEVICSKCHTVNLENAKFCIGCGNELNKPPVYTLKINEPKSNLIVCQGCGTENKIDSKFCIGCGSNLLESSVNTSEADEIDMNSLICQECGFKNNADSKFCIGCGASLKEAPNENANSFDMEMNSEKEVLLTIKDGNDKEAALDTEIDSESNGRMEDIPEPAAEVNILDEIKKAKELLDMGAISEEEYQKIKSKYLDKLG, from the coding sequence ATGGTTTCAAACGAAGAAATAAAGAGAAGACTGGAATTGAGGAGGAGAGGCATAAATCCAGATGAAGAACTTAATAAAACAGATGAAGTTATTTGCTCAAAATGCCACACTGTAAACCTTGAAAACGCGAAGTTTTGCATCGGTTGCGGGAATGAATTAAATAAACCCCCTGTATATACTCTTAAAATAAATGAACCTAAGTCTAACTTGATTGTGTGTCAGGGCTGCGGAACTGAAAATAAAATAGATTCCAAATTTTGCATCGGTTGTGGAAGCAACTTACTTGAAAGCAGCGTAAACACATCTGAAGCGGATGAAATTGATATGAATTCTCTTATTTGTCAGGAATGCGGCTTTAAGAATAATGCGGATTCTAAATTTTGTATTGGCTGCGGAGCTAGCTTAAAAGAAGCCCCAAATGAAAACGCAAACTCATTTGATATGGAAATGAACAGTGAAAAAGAAGTTCTGTTAACTATAAAAGATGGGAATGATAAAGAAGCTGCGTTAGATACAGAAATCGATAGTGAATCTAATGGCAGAATGGAAGATATTCCTGAACCAGCTGCAGAAGTCAATATTCTTGATGAAATTAAAAAAGCAAAAGAATTACTTGATATGGGCGCAATATCAGAGGAAGAATATCAAAAAATAAAAAGTAAATATCTTGATAAACTGGGTTAA
- a CDS encoding archaemetzincin family Zn-dependent metalloprotease, with translation MEILIQSIGTVENKLLRTLEKPLEKIFGINCHVSNDILEIPERSYNPSRDQYHSTEILYSMMNILKRDSNHILGVTNVDLYASRINFVLGEAEYPGNFAIISVNRLKSPNKKLFLKRILTEAVHELGHTFGLPHCKNHLCVMHFSNSVVETDIKGPGFCSDCLSKLF, from the coding sequence ATGGAAATTCTCATACAATCCATTGGAACAGTGGAAAACAAGCTTCTCAGGACGCTGGAAAAGCCTCTAGAGAAAATATTTGGCATTAACTGCCATGTATCAAATGATATCTTAGAGATACCTGAAAGATCTTATAACCCATCTAGAGACCAGTACCATTCAACAGAAATCCTTTATTCTATGATGAATATCCTAAAAAGAGATTCTAATCATATTCTGGGAGTAACAAATGTAGATTTATATGCTTCACGGATAAATTTTGTCCTTGGAGAAGCTGAATATCCTGGAAATTTTGCAATAATATCTGTAAATAGATTAAAAAGCCCCAATAAAAAATTATTTTTAAAACGAATCTTAACAGAAGCTGTACACGAGTTAGGCCATACTTTTGGACTTCCCCACTGCAAAAATCACCTTTGCGTGATGCATTTCAGCAACAGCGTTGTAGAAACAGATATTAAAGGCCCTGGATTTTGCAGTGATTGTTTGAGTAAGCTTTTTTAG
- a CDS encoding universal stress protein, producing the protein MVEKMLLATDNSKQAEKAGGEAISMASLGGTIIVLYVIDADYLNALPQQDLRDQLNENLKKEGKEAVEKFKKRIEEEQCAGTCPNVNIVTMIKEGRPADIIIKTAEEEGVDQIVLGKSGKHGIEKFLIGSTADRVVRKAKIPVNVVS; encoded by the coding sequence ATGGTCGAGAAAATGTTATTAGCTACAGATAATTCCAAACAGGCGGAAAAAGCAGGGGGAGAAGCGATTTCAATGGCGAGTTTGGGCGGTACTATCATAGTTTTATATGTAATTGATGCAGATTACTTGAATGCATTACCACAGCAGGATTTAAGGGATCAGCTTAATGAAAACTTAAAAAAAGAGGGAAAAGAGGCTGTTGAAAAGTTTAAAAAAAGGATAGAAGAAGAACAGTGTGCAGGTACGTGTCCAAATGTTAATATTGTCACTATGATTAAAGAAGGCAGACCTGCTGATATCATAATTAAAACTGCCGAAGAGGAAGGTGTAGACCAGATAGTACTTGGAAAATCTGGTAAACACGGTATAGAAAAATTCTTGATTGGAAGCACCGCTGACAGAGTGGTGAGGAAAGCGAAGATCCCTGTCAATGTGGTCTCTTAA
- a CDS encoding DUF63 family protein, whose product MLSDISEFIQQNFLYTHPGYTILNTVVFGIILGIAVILIIKMFKYIKKDPKDLFIPLVPFIFFGSSARALVDNGIYPLVLWLVTPGIYILTGFAAIATLLISVYVEKKTKFDYRYFILIVGTMLCIPNILSINHLNWVTFFEVVGTWAVMTSIFALIGRKWTLLKDKFNLGILSAHLFDASATFIAIDFYGYGEQHVLPTALMNITGTAAVMFPLKIGVILAAIYVIDEYIEDDTIKNMLKLAIFILGLAPGLRDFLSLSIGT is encoded by the coding sequence ATGCTTTCAGATATTTCAGAGTTCATACAGCAAAATTTCCTGTACACTCATCCAGGATATACCATTTTAAATACAGTAGTTTTTGGAATTATACTTGGAATTGCTGTTATACTAATTATAAAGATGTTTAAATACATTAAAAAGGATCCAAAAGATCTTTTCATCCCTTTAGTTCCATTCATATTCTTTGGATCAAGTGCAAGGGCACTTGTAGATAATGGAATTTATCCCCTTGTCCTGTGGCTTGTCACGCCAGGAATATATATTTTAACGGGTTTTGCAGCGATTGCCACGCTATTGATATCTGTTTATGTGGAAAAGAAAACTAAATTTGATTACAGGTACTTCATACTGATTGTGGGAACCATGTTATGTATTCCTAACATTTTAAGTATTAACCATCTAAATTGGGTTACATTTTTTGAGGTTGTTGGAACCTGGGCAGTGATGACTTCAATATTTGCACTTATAGGAAGAAAATGGACTCTTTTAAAGGATAAATTTAATTTAGGAATTCTTTCAGCCCATTTATTTGATGCATCAGCAACTTTTATTGCAATTGATTTTTACGGCTATGGGGAGCAGCATGTTCTTCCAACTGCACTTATGAATATTACTGGGACAGCAGCAGTGATGTTTCCTTTAAAAATAGGAGTTATATTGGCAGCTATTTATGTCATAGATGAATATATTGAAGATGATACCATTAAAAATATGTTAAAGCTGGCCATATTTATTTTGGGACTTGCACCTGGTCTCAGGGATTTCTTGAGTTTGAGTATAGGCACATGA